The genome window CAGGGCAGAGTTTGGTCCCCCAGATAATCCTAACACAATTATCCTCTCCACTCTGCAATCTGATAAATATTTCTTACTCCCAGAAGATGGTGTCAGGTTCAAGGATGTGAGAGTTCCAGCGGAGAATATGAAGCGGCGATGGATGTAGGCTCCTTCTTTGAAATCGAAGCTCCTCCCGTCGTCAATATAGAGCTCGCCTTCAGCAGCCTGGGAACTATTAAGAGCAATAACCTGCAGGCAGCACCAATATCCCCTAGCATTACTTATTTACATCTTAACTCTAACAATAAGAAAAGTAGAGCACAAGATTGTAAAGGCCATCAGAGTGAAACTGCAGCTAATATTGCAGAATTTTAacttttccttctcttttatAACTACTTAAATATTCAAGAGCCGAAACAAGACCAAAATGCCACTCAATTCACACCTGCTTACGTTATCTAGTGTTACAACTATCTTTCCCAGCACTTCCTCAAGACTTATTTGTTGAACTTTCTTTTGTCAAATTATCattcattattatcatcataaaGGTTGGACTCGCTGTGCAAGGTTCTTGGATCATGTACAGACCAGACCAGGTGGGGAGAAAAGTAGATTTATGCAACCTTATGCCTGTTTCGGGAGTTGTTTCTAAAGCTAGAATATATGACCTACTGGTTAAAGCTGTGCACTTGACAACTACATAAATCCAGCTTTCTTAATTCCTTCAAATTGTTAGTGGTCAGGAACTAGAGCAAGGGAAGATTCATATTTTAACAAGCTCATCAACAAAAATGTATGAGCACAGTATCAGAATggtgaataaaaataatacaagcaTGTTCACAAAATTCAGTAGTAtctgataataattattttgttcagGAGCATTACCAGGGTGTAAGGGTCATTCTCCATCTGTGTAGAACTTCTACGAAATCGATCTTTTCTTGGTATGATGGTTCCAGCCCTTTGGAAAGCTGGTATACTCTCTTCCAAAGCCTCGAGTTTGTGTGTCAGACCCCCTTTATATGCAGTTCCACTTCTAAGATCATACCAAGATTGGTCCCCAGGAAGATACACAGATACATGCTTAGCTCTCTGTTAAAAAATGATTTCAAGTATTTGGTCATGTGTTGCAGAGACAAAACAATATGATCCTgaagaaatagaaaatagatAGAGTTCTCTACTAACACATCACCTCAGTATAAATTCCTTGGACAAGAAGACTATTTCCAATCATGAAGGCCTCATCATTGGTAAAAGTTTTTTCATCACCAGGGAACTCCATCCAAAGTGGGCGTGCAACTGGAATGCCACTGGTGTTTGCCTCTCTAAAAAGTGTGTAGAAATAAGGGAGATACATGTAGCGAACATGTATGGCTTCCCTCATAAGTTCAGTGTTCCGTTCTCTGAAATGAATGTAGAAACCAATCAAAACTAAAGCTTCACATAAATGGATACCTAAGCAAATGTTAGTAAGTATTTTAAGAGAGAGCAAGCAATTGCAATTTTAAGGAGACCTAGAACAATATAAAGAATACTAGGACCACAATAGATGCAGTTATTATTGCAAAGCTTCATACCAACAATCTTGGGCAGTGACAGTTAATATTTTGACTAAAGTTATAGGTTCAATGGTTCATATTCATATTGCTTTcacaataaaacaaaatttttacaCATCTAAACTGAAGAATGATATCATCTTAGGTGGAAAATTTTAGACAAGTGGTAGGATTTTGCTAAAAACAGGTTAACTGTCTTCAATCTCCATATGACAAGGAATAAAATACATCTCTTCGCAATATTAGGCCTGAAATTATCTTACCCAAATAACCATGGTTCTCGCCTTTTAGTGTCATGGTGGGCATGGCCTCTAAAGAATGGATAGTAGGCACCCAGTTGATACCAACGGACTAACAACTCCGGTTCAGGATTGCCAAAAAATCCACCAACATCAGCACCTAGGAGTACATATTCTCTTGGAGTCAAACAAATTTTAGCTAGGTATAATAAAAGTGTAGAAGACAAAAAGGAAACTTACAAACCTGTGAATGATATTGCAGCTAAGCCATGAGTTAAAACCATTGGTACAGAAATCCTCAAGTGATCCCAGTCAGCTGAATTATCTCCAGTCCAAATTGCTCCATATCTTTGACTTCCAGCAAAATGAGCCCTTGCCAATACAAAAGGTCTATCTTTCCCATCTCCTCGCTTAAGAAGTCCATCTGCTGTTGCCATCTGAAAGTATAAACCATATACATTGTGCAACTCCCTGTGCTCAACACCTCCAAGATGTAAAACATCTCTTGGCATGCTGACCTGGtagaaaaaggaataataaataTACAGGACAAAAAGAATTGCAAGGACAATATCAACAAGGTAGTAACTGTGGAATACACTTGAACTTTAAGCAAACAAGTTTCTTATGAAAGGTCTGTCTAATATAAACAGCAAATATTGTTTCAAGGGTACACTGAAATGTAGGATAATAGGTTCTATAAGTTGTGCTTAGGTTTTCAGCTTAAAAGCTTTTCCAAGTTGTGATTTAACTTACATAAAGATAAAAGAGTAATCAAGACCTTTCTGATTTAGCATGTGCATGCCAACAGCAATGTTAATAAACTGATAAATTAATAAGAACTAAgagaaaatatgaaattaatctTGAACAGCACAACCCATAGACTCTCCAAGAGCTTGAATAACATAGTTGGAATgaaggtacccaaactttgaattttgaaaatagcCCCCTCTCTTCAAtagtaaaatagcataaaaGTGGAGGAGATTTTAACATTCTGGCAGATTCCATTCCAATATTTGTACACATTGCCTCAGATATTAACGCTTTTAAACTTAGTTCCTCCAAACAATGCATGCATAGTGTCATGGATCAAGGGTAATCAATTGCCAATCATTATTCatattgattaataaaaatGGTAATATTCCTTAGAGGAACGTTTAATCCTTCTTTCTTCTCACTCATTTGCTTCAGCAAGTATTCAAGACCAAATACTGGTATTTCATTTCCCAGACCTCTACCTAGAATGCAATACAGCGACAcactaaattataataatcaatGCTTGGGCAAAATTTGATAGTCAAAACATGAGTTTGAATAGGTAGTTAGTGTTATGCAAATAAGCAATCTCGCCtatgcaaaataaataaggcAATGGAAAAACAATAACTGAAATTGCATACCTCAGGACCATTAAAGACAGAAGGCTCATTCATGTCATTCCAGATGTGCAAGTGTGGAGTTGAACCAACATAGTTGTTAAGTGAATATTTGTCAGCCCACCAGGACCTAACCTCTGGATTCAAAAGGTCAGTGTACGAGGAGGAACCGGGCCAGCACCAGCCATCATAATCCTTACCAGTTGCATCCTTAACATAATACCCTTTCTCAGAAGCCTCCTTGTGTATGTGGTAAGAATCATCCCTCTTTATATGAGGATCCACAATGGTAACCATATGCCTACCCTTTGCAGCCAACTTCTCCTGCATTTCTTCTGGGTTAGGAAACAGCGTCCTATCCCATGTAAAGTAGCGTTTCCCATCTGTATGCTCAACATCAAGCCACAAAACATCATAGGGGATATCATGCTCATCAAATTTTGAATCAACATGATAAACATCCTCCTCGTCCCTGTAATTCCATCTGCATTGGTGGTAAGCTATTGCAAATAGGGGTGGCATTGAGGGTGTTCCGGTCAAGCTACCGTACTGCCTAGCAACATCTTTTGGCCCTGGGCCAACGAAGAAGAATGCATCCACAATGCCAGCCTCAGTCATCCACAAAGTATCGATTCTTTCCTTGTCCGATGGCAGCATTAGTTTTGAAGACTCATCCGAATTCCAACCGGAGCTCAATACATCAATCTGCATTTCAGCAGAGTTCAGCCAGAAAAACCCGGATGTCCCCCTAGCTTTCCCGTGTGAAATCATAAAAGGAATTGATCCGTAAAGCCCAAATGGCGAATCTGTGATATACTCAAACACATCCAGGTTGAAGAGCCTATAGGGTTCGGAGAATTCCTCCACCCCAGGCCCTCTGGTGGGCTTCAGAGCAAGACTTGAAGCGTGCTCCGGAATGCCATAAACATGATCTGCTCCGTAAAATGACACATCGAAGCTGATCGATTGAGGGCCGTAAGGCCTTGTATCAGTGTGGCTTCGAAACCTTTCCTCCCAATCATCCCCTTCCTGCTTCTTCCTCAGCTGCTCGAAATCAAACAACCCGTTCGAGTTTATGGAAACTACTCTCTTCCCACTACCCTTCTCCCTCACAAAAACCTCAAAGGGGTCGTGCCTCAGCACTCCCTCGTAATTATCACACAAGTAAATCACAGATGAAGCGGACGAATCTCCATCCAACGTCTCTTCCTTAAATCTCTTTAACCAAACCTTTTTGCTTGAAAACTCATCCAGTATCACATCAGGCACTTCGAACCTCTTCTTGGGCGGGTCCAAACTCGGGTCCTCGTCGATCTTCAGCCTCATTATACCATCTTGGTACACAGAGATAGAGAGAACCAGCGGCTTGACTGGATCTTCGATCTCTGAGCTCCCTTCTTTGGGGAGGAGCTTGGCGACCAGATCTCCGTCGGATACGGAGACATAGGAGGCGCGTAAATTACACGTTCCGGGCTTGCGGGAACGGGCGCGTTTACAGAAGGGAGTCTGATTGCAGTTCCGGAATTCTTCTTTCTTCCAGGAGAAGACGGAAACTGCCAGTAGGAGGAGAAGGAGGATCTGGAAACAAAGGCTTAGAGGTTTCATGACGTGAACGGCGACCATCGCCGGCGGCGATCAAGAGGCCAGTGTGGAGTGATGCGGGTTAGTCAGCGAGGTCCTTAGGATTTGGtttcttcttattcttattaCGGATTACTTTTTAGTAAAAACTGTACAATGCCATTTCTCCCCAATACGGGCCTAATAATTCCTCCATTTGGTCGGCCCATGTTTTCTGATTTTGTAGGCTTTTggcaaaatttatatttacccaTTGACTGAAATATGgctgatggtgtaaatgtaaacgggggtacggatttacaccacgtgtgctgtttgattgtgtatgatgtagtgtatgaaTTGGTGTATGCTTGGGAAGGAAAGTCATGGTTTCCTCCCTGGAGAAGGAGAGCCAAGAACAAGAGTGAGAGAGGAGTGAATGATGGATCATTGGATCTCGAGAGGCCAGGGATGAGAGGATTCAGAATGCCATTAAcaggagggtcaggtcctttatatagaaatagttcctgacccttcaggaatataatattccccaaaggtcaATTGccccttaacaatttctaagggacacccgatcTTTTAGGGATACAATAATACACGTACTATACACAttgtatttctacagtagtcccttggggtatttacccatcacgagtcccccacttcttgaatctgcgagagtcgtcaggttcgagaagtagaaaGTGCTCCAAGCGGCTAACTTGTTGCAAGCAAAGTCTCCCTggtctgaatgccttaatagtctgtgatgaacccctcaagtctgagttgagcatgaggggcgtgatttacgcgggttgcctccttaaaaaccttagactaagaaaaaccatatgggaaaaaacctagctaagggaaaaagagtacaaccgaaaGCGTAATCATTAAAGACTATTAAGGGTTTGTCTCGGTTGTTTACGCAGCTTTGATCAGCTTTTCCTGGTTGAACCTCTAGTGATTCTTCATGTCCATTGTCTAGTGAGCTTTTCAGAACTTCATTTTCACGGGTATGGAGTAGATATCTTcctgcaaaaaataaataaaaatgcaaatatgcatGTAATGCATGCCTATCCCGATATGCAAATCCTAAGTTAGTTTCTAACTCCACTTctataactaaaaatgaacccTCACTCCGAGGGATACCTAACGACTTAATGCACAACTTTGGGGCTGTGCGGGCACCCAAAGCCACTGTATTGCGCGCGAGATTTTTTGTGCCAAAGGCATCTTTTTTACCGAGCTGGTGCTTTGACGACCATAGGGGTCTCATCGCTGAGGAGCgggatttttattatttttttgcgaCCGCAATGGTCCTTTTGCGATCACAATGGTCCTTTTTTCTTTGTGCCAAGGGCATCTTTTTCACCAAGCCGGTATTTGGGCGACCATTTTGGTCTCATCGCGGTAGCGCgggattttatttattattatatatttttttgcgaccacaatggtccttttgcgaccacaatggcccttttgcgaccacaatggtcctttttcaagtgccatgacgaggcatgGGCACGGTCAACCGGAAaaatccgtgcaggttgatcaaaccccaaacggaagagccggagactatacatattttttcaagtgccatgacgaggcatgggcacactcaaccgaacaaatccgtgcaggtcggccaaaccccaaacggaagagtcggggaggtttttttttttttttttttttNttttttttttttttttttttagtgctatGACGAAGCACTGGCATACAGTATACTCAACCGGacaaatccgtgcaggtcgaccaaaccccaaacggaagagtCGGAGAGTTTTACAAGAGTCTCCTTACATAGAATCAGGATACAAAAATCTATCATTTCTAATAAGGGACTACAATCTTCAACTTGGAGTCTTCGTCTTCAACAATTCTGATCTTATTTGTTGGAATCTCCAAGTCTTCAATAATCTCCGTTGgagtcttcagtcttcaatGATCTCCACCTTCATTGGAGTCTTCATCTTCAATAATTTTGATCTTTGGTGGAGTCTTCGTCTTTGAACAATTTTTGTAGGAGCACGATTGTGGGAATATATTGAAAAACAATGtatataataacatattaaaGTAGTACATTTATctcccactatatatacatttttttcttttcctgatTTCATTCCCCCACAACATTTTGtcatttctctcttttttttttcttttttttttttgtcttttcttccCACTTTCTTCCACAATTTTCTCCACTTTTATTTCTCCcaccatttttgtctttttcttctcccactttttttttcacatgGGGACATGGGGTAGCCGTTCTACcccattaaaataattttttttttttattattacttaaaGTAATGTGGGGGACAAAACCCCCCCACTTTATGCATAGGTAGCAGCAGCTTTTGGCTGTtatagtttctttttcattttttttttgttttttacaataataataatacataattgtattataattataataatatgaagaagaaacaaaactcctattcatcatcttcaacatTTCTCCATTCTGGTTCGTGACTCTGCGAGGGAGAGAGATCGCCGGAGGAGGGAGGAGACGGCGGTTGGCGGCGGTGTGCGACGTAGTGGATGACGAAGCGGTTGGAAACGGCGATGGCCTTTCTCTTTCTCCAGTTTTGGCGATCACCGACGCAACGAGTTTCCAGCGGTGGTTGGTTGGTGATTGCTGTGGTGTTCGCGATCGGTATTCATAGGACAACTTGGAGTCGGAGCTAGTGGCACGGTGGCACGGTGGAGTACTTTTATGACGACGGCAGTCGCGGTGGAGGTCGTGGTGGTTCCGAGGGAGAGAGACGTCGCGGCTGCGGTGGGGGCCGTGGTGATGGAGCGGCGGCATCATGGAGATTCGGCAGTGGTGTGACGTGACGACAACTTTGACCGGAGGTCGTTGATAATGGCGATGGTGGAGCTCTGGTGATGGCATGGTAAGCAATGGTGACGGCCAGACGTCTCCGGCATCAACGCTGTTCTTCCCTTAAAGTTTCTTGTTCATGCCACGTCTTGATCTATGGAGTTCATGAAAGTCACCACTTCGTTCATCATGGCCAGCTGTATTTACCACCTTTTGTATCATGTAGAATA of Ipomoea triloba cultivar NCNSP0323 chromosome 3, ASM357664v1 contains these proteins:
- the LOC116012679 gene encoding probable glucan 1,3-alpha-glucosidase, which translates into the protein MVAVHVMKPLSLCFQILLLLLLAVSVFSWKKEEFRNCNQTPFCKRARSRKPGTCNLRASYVSVSDGDLVAKLLPKEGSSEIEDPVKPLVLSISVYQDGIMRLKIDEDPSLDPPKKRFEVPDVILDEFSSKKVWLKRFKEETLDGDSSASSVIYLCDNYEGVLRHDPFEVFVREKGSGKRVVSINSNGLFDFEQLRKKQEGDDWEERFRSHTDTRPYGPQSISFDVSFYGADHVYGIPEHASSLALKPTRGPGVEEFSEPYRLFNLDVFEYITDSPFGLYGSIPFMISHGKARGTSGFFWLNSAEMQIDVLSSGWNSDESSKLMLPSDKERIDTLWMTEAGIVDAFFFVGPGPKDVARQYGSLTGTPSMPPLFAIAYHQCRWNYRDEEDVYHVDSKFDEHDIPYDVLWLDVEHTDGKRYFTWDRTLFPNPEEMQEKLAAKGRHMVTIVDPHIKRDDSYHIHKEASEKGYYVKDATGKDYDGWCWPGSSSYTDLLNPEVRSWWADKYSLNNYVGSTPHLHIWNDMNEPSVFNGPEVSMPRDVLHLGGVEHRELHNVYGLYFQMATADGLLKRGDGKDRPFVLARAHFAGSQRYGAIWTGDNSADWDHLRISVPMVLTHGLAAISFTGADVGGFFGNPEPELLVRWYQLGAYYPFFRGHAHHDTKRREPWLFGERNTELMREAIHVRYMYLPYFYTLFREANTSGIPVARPLWMEFPGDEKTFTNDEAFMIGNSLLVQGIYTERAKHVSVYLPGDQSWYDLRSGTAYKGGLTHKLEALEESIPAFQRAGTIIPRKDRFRRSSTQMENDPYTLVIALNSSQAAEGELYIDDGRSFDFKEGAYIHRRFIFSAGTLTSLNLTPSSGSKKYLSDCRVERIIVLGLSGGPNSALVQPGNNKVEVEKGPLLLLETQGPSVLTIRKPNVRVGDDWSIKIL